Proteins encoded by one window of Bacillota bacterium:
- a CDS encoding DegV family protein: MSKIQLIADTGCDLPDELIEKYNIHLIPVNVHFGERIYQDRMELSAEQFYQLMKTAPAPPTTSQINPDQYLQAFKQYTDQDVDILVIGLSLKLTGSLQSAQIAKDMLGNDRIHIFDSKSASLGEGLYVLRAAEYIAEGLSVEEILAELREYQQKAHGLIVLASLKHVLRTGRLSRPEAALGSMLNIKPILGLIDGEVLATEKVRSFKRALSVIIQRFEELEIDFSNSTLAVAHANSHRMAEDFAAEVEARLKPKRLIVNTAGAAIGAHVGQGGLGLFY, encoded by the coding sequence GTGTCTAAAATACAACTAATAGCTGATACAGGATGCGACTTACCTGATGAACTAATCGAGAAGTACAATATCCATTTAATACCAGTCAACGTCCATTTTGGCGAGCGAATATACCAAGACCGCATGGAGCTGAGCGCTGAACAGTTTTATCAATTGATGAAAACTGCTCCTGCGCCACCTACAACCAGTCAGATTAATCCGGATCAGTACCTCCAGGCATTCAAACAGTATACCGATCAAGATGTGGACATACTTGTAATCGGTTTATCGCTTAAATTAACCGGTTCTCTGCAAAGTGCTCAGATTGCCAAAGACATGCTTGGAAATGATAGGATTCACATCTTTGACTCAAAATCTGCTTCGCTTGGCGAAGGGCTGTATGTGCTGCGGGCTGCGGAATACATTGCCGAAGGTTTATCTGTAGAAGAAATCCTGGCTGAACTCAGGGAATATCAGCAGAAAGCCCACGGTTTAATTGTATTAGCATCGTTAAAACATGTACTTAGAACCGGCAGGCTGAGCCGACCAGAGGCAGCACTCGGTTCCATGTTGAATATAAAGCCGATTCTCGGACTAATCGACGGTGAAGTCCTAGCAACTGAGAAAGTCCGCTCTTTTAAAAGAGCACTATCTGTGATTATTCAGCGTTTTGAAGAACTGGAAATTGATTTCTCAAACAGCACCTTAGCGGTTGCTCATGCAAATTCCCACCGCATGGCAGAAGATTTTGCTGCTGAAGTAGAAGCGCGGCTGAAACCAAAAAGACTAATTGTCAATACAGCCGGAGCTGCAATCGGTGCTCATGTTGGTCAAGGCGGACTAGGTTTGTTCTATTAG